In Aestuariibaculum lutulentum, one DNA window encodes the following:
- a CDS encoding RNA polymerase sigma factor, whose amino-acid sequence MSNREVTNQAQLLKSLKKGDKSAFKSIFDIYFKRLCVFALNYVQDQFTAEEVVENTLLKLWQKRSKLDNVENLKSYLYTMVRNACVDYNKKEKKLIRLDIKKHDNVSLNDPFVVEEETHAALYAALETLPEKCRKVFELSCLDGIKYKDIAEDLKISLNTVKSQRARAISLLKLYLKDHPFYAVFLASF is encoded by the coding sequence TTGAGCAATAGAGAAGTGACTAATCAAGCCCAATTATTAAAATCTCTAAAAAAGGGAGACAAAAGCGCTTTTAAGTCTATTTTCGATATATATTTTAAACGTTTATGTGTTTTTGCTTTAAATTATGTTCAAGACCAGTTTACAGCTGAAGAAGTTGTCGAAAACACCTTGCTTAAACTTTGGCAAAAGCGATCCAAATTAGATAATGTAGAAAACTTAAAATCTTATTTATACACCATGGTTAGAAATGCCTGCGTTGATTATAATAAGAAAGAGAAAAAGTTGATACGTCTCGATATTAAAAAGCATGATAATGTCTCATTAAACGACCCGTTTGTGGTTGAAGAAGAAACCCACGCCGCTTTATATGCTGCTTTAGAAACACTTCCTGAAAAATGTCGCAAGGTCTTTGAGTTATCCTGTCTGGATGGAATAAAATATAAAGACATAGCAGAAGATCTTAAAATTAGCCTGAATACTGTAAAATCACAACGGGCAAGAGCAATATCTTTATTAAAATTATATTTAAAAGACCACCCGTTTTATGCGGTGTTTTTGGCTTCATTTTAA